The region AGCCGGTGGCTGAAAAGGCGCTGTCGTATGGCCGTCACGTGTATGAGATCGTTTCGGCAACGCAAGGTGAATTCACCCGCGTCGCGGAAGCCCAATTCGAAGAGCAAAACCGCAAGGTCCAGGCGCTCGTCGAAAATGTTGCAAAGAATGCCCCGGCCGGCTCGGAAACCGCTGTCGCCGTGATGAAGTCGGCTATCACCGCCGCCAACACCACGTACGAAACGGTCCACAAGGCGACCAAGCAAGCTGTCGAGATCGCTGAAAGCAACTTCAATGCAGCCGCAACGGCCGCATCGAAGGCAGCATCGCAAGCCGCTGCACAAGCATCGCGCTCGGCAAAGAAGACGGTTTAAGATTCAACAACAAGCCGGCCTGCCGCCAGGCAAAAGCCGGCAGTATCGAAAGCAACGGTGCCGGGTGGCGGTGCGTAGCCCTTATACGCCGCGCTGCACGGCCGAACGCTCCGATACGTTGAACAGCGTATCGTTTGCCCGGCGAAAGCCGGGATTTTTTTCCCGCGGTTTCCTGTGTGTTTTACGCGGGTTCAATGTCCCAGCCGGAAAATGCTCTACGCTGCGTGCCGTAAAAAAATGGCGCATCCCTTTACAGGATGCGCCATTTTTTATGCCTGCTTTTAAGGACCGCTCAGGTGCGAGCGGTCCTTCCGCATTACTTCTTTTTCTGCGGCGGCAGGTCGGTGCAGACGCCTTCGT is a window of Paraburkholderia phytofirmans OLGA172 DNA encoding:
- a CDS encoding phasin family protein; the protein is MTLLTPEQFAAAQKANFETLFGLTTKAFEGVEKLVELNLQVVKSTLAESQENAQRALSVKDAQELLALQASLAQPVAEKALSYGRHVYEIVSATQGEFTRVAEAQFEEQNRKVQALVENVAKNAPAGSETAVAVMKSAITAANTTYETVHKATKQAVEIAESNFNAAATAASKAASQAAAQASRSAKKTV